From a region of the Butyrivibrio sp. AE3004 genome:
- the efp gene encoding elongation factor P: MISASDFRNGMTIEIDGNVCQIIEFQHVKPGKGAAFVRTKLKDIINGGVKETTFRPTEKFPAARIDRKDMQYLYADGDLFNFMDNESYEQISLTKEQVGDAMKYVKENETVQVNSYNGNVFAIEPPLFVELAISETEPGFKGDTATGATKPATVETGAVVQVPLFVNEGDVIKIDTRSGEYLSRV; encoded by the coding sequence ATGATTTCTGCAAGTGATTTCAGAAACGGTATGACCATCGAAATTGATGGTAATGTATGTCAGATAATAGAATTCCAGCATGTTAAGCCCGGTAAAGGCGCAGCATTTGTAAGAACAAAGCTTAAGGATATCATCAACGGTGGTGTTAAGGAAACAACCTTCCGTCCTACTGAGAAGTTCCCTGCAGCTCGTATCGATCGTAAGGATATGCAGTATCTTTATGCTGATGGAGATCTTTTCAACTTCATGGATAATGAATCATATGAGCAGATCTCTCTTACAAAGGAGCAGGTTGGCGATGCTATGAAATATGTTAAGGAGAATGAGACCGTTCAGGTTAACTCATACAATGGCAACGTATTTGCTATTGAGCCTCCGCTTTTCGTAGAACTTGCTATTTCTGAGACAGAGCCCGGCTTCAAGGGTGATACAGCTACAGGTGCTACAAAGCCTGCTACTGTTGAGACAGGTGCTGTTGTGCAGGTTCCGCTTTTCGTTAACGAAGGCGATGTTATCAAGATTGACACCAGATCAGGAGAATACCTCTCCAGAGTTTAA
- a CDS encoding ABC transporter ATP-binding protein gives MENNVILDVTDLHIEFHDHDQPETVVEDFDLMLEAGEIVGIVGESGSGKSMSALAIAGLLKRHALTKKGRIMFDGTDLLTCDRDILRSYQGDEISMIFQEPMTSLNPVKKIGWQVEESLRIHHKEIDRKERKRRAIAMLDAVGMNEPEKVYNKYPHELSGGMRQRVMIAAAMIGEPRILIADEPTTALDVTIQAQIVELLRKLNREKGTAIIFISHDLSLIRQLCSRVIVMQKGNIVETGNVEDIFKRPAMTYTRKLIAAIPQIDLN, from the coding sequence ATGGAAAACAACGTAATCTTGGATGTAACAGATCTTCATATAGAATTTCATGATCATGATCAGCCCGAAACAGTAGTTGAGGATTTTGATCTGATGCTGGAGGCCGGAGAAATTGTGGGTATTGTAGGAGAGTCAGGCTCCGGCAAAAGCATGAGTGCTCTTGCTATTGCAGGTCTTTTAAAGAGACATGCGCTTACAAAGAAGGGCAGGATCATGTTTGACGGAACGGATCTTCTTACCTGTGACAGAGATATTTTGCGCTCTTATCAGGGAGATGAGATATCAATGATTTTTCAGGAACCCATGACATCACTTAATCCTGTGAAGAAGATAGGATGGCAGGTTGAAGAATCACTGAGAATCCATCACAAGGAGATTGACAGAAAGGAAAGAAAAAGGCGCGCTATAGCGATGCTTGATGCGGTTGGGATGAATGAACCCGAAAAAGTGTACAATAAATATCCCCATGAGCTTTCAGGCGGAATGCGGCAGAGAGTCATGATTGCAGCAGCAATGATAGGAGAACCGAGAATCCTTATAGCAGATGAACCGACAACAGCACTTGATGTGACAATACAGGCGCAGATAGTTGAGCTTCTGCGCAAATTGAACAGAGAAAAGGGAACAGCTATTATTTTTATATCCCATGATCTGTCACTAATAAGGCAGCTTTGCTCAAGGGTCATTGTTATGCAGAAGGGGAATATTGTGGAGACGGGAAACGTTGAAGATATTTTCAAGAGACCCGCCATGACATATACGAGAAAACTGATAGCAGCGATTCCTCAGATTGATCTTAATTGA
- a CDS encoding ABC transporter ATP-binding protein — MGQEKVIQIKNLQVYYKKHNKTPFGKKRKQHVIKGIDLDVFEGEILGLAGESGCGKSTLAKAIVGMNKDIEGELIQKYSDAQMVFQDPYSSLNPKKKIGWLLEEPLRADKTKKWTSEERKKRAEQIMKAIGLPTEMMERYPSQLSGGQRQRVSIGVALMRSPKVLIADEPVSALDVTIQAQILELLQDLHREMGITILFISHDLRVIYQICDHVAVMHGGIIEEYGVPREVYKNPKSEYTMELLKSAGIR, encoded by the coding sequence ATGGGACAGGAAAAGGTAATTCAGATTAAAAATCTGCAAGTATACTATAAAAAACATAATAAAACACCTTTTGGTAAAAAGCGCAAACAACATGTAATAAAGGGAATCGACCTTGATGTGTTTGAAGGTGAGATACTTGGTCTGGCAGGTGAGTCGGGATGCGGTAAATCAACACTTGCCAAAGCTATAGTGGGAATGAACAAAGATATCGAGGGTGAACTGATACAAAAATATTCAGATGCCCAGATGGTATTTCAGGACCCATATTCATCGCTCAACCCTAAAAAGAAAATCGGATGGCTTTTGGAAGAGCCACTTAGGGCTGATAAAACCAAGAAGTGGACAAGCGAAGAACGTAAGAAGAGAGCAGAGCAGATAATGAAGGCTATTGGTCTTCCTACGGAAATGATGGAAAGATACCCATCCCAGCTTTCCGGAGGACAAAGACAGCGTGTCAGCATAGGTGTAGCACTGATGAGATCCCCCAAAGTGCTTATAGCCGATGAGCCTGTTTCCGCACTTGATGTGACAATTCAGGCGCAGATCCTGGAACTTCTTCAGGACCTTCACAGAGAAATGGGGATAACCATTCTTTTTATATCACATGATCTTAGAGTTATATATCAGATATGTGATCATGTGGCTGTAATGCATGGGGGCATTATTGAGGAATATGGTGTTCCGCGGGAGGTTTATAAAAATCCGAAGAGCGAATATACGATGGAACTGCTAAAAAGTGCAGGGATTAGATAA
- a CDS encoding ABC transporter permease, which produces MGIILTGFVLLMVFVGIFYTPYSPTKMDSSAKLQGFSLKHLMGTDNMGRDVFSRVLYGSRITLAIATFTILIGAGAGTVIGALTGYFGGLADEITMRIIDAMLAFPSILLSLVFVSLFGTGTYQVAVALGISFIPSFARIVRSEFLRCRNMDYVEVARLQGVSPFRIIFVHIMPNTVGVLLSSVMIGFNNAVLAEAGLSFLGIGAQPPYASLGNMLSDAQGYLFNSPGYVMSIGLVIVVMVLGFSFLGEGIKRI; this is translated from the coding sequence ATGGGAATAATACTGACCGGTTTTGTTCTGCTGATGGTGTTTGTAGGGATTTTTTATACTCCCTACAGCCCGACAAAGATGGATTCTTCTGCGAAACTCCAGGGCTTTTCTTTGAAACATCTTATGGGCACAGACAATATGGGTCGGGATGTATTTAGCAGAGTTCTGTATGGTAGCAGGATTACTCTGGCTATTGCCACGTTTACTATTCTTATCGGGGCAGGAGCTGGAACTGTAATCGGCGCATTGACAGGCTACTTTGGCGGACTTGCCGATGAAATTACCATGAGAATTATTGATGCTATGCTTGCATTTCCGAGTATTTTACTTTCGCTTGTATTTGTAAGTCTTTTTGGAACAGGAACCTATCAGGTTGCTGTGGCTCTCGGAATTTCCTTTATTCCCAGCTTTGCAAGAATAGTTAGAAGTGAATTTTTAAGATGCAGAAACATGGATTATGTCGAAGTTGCCAGATTGCAGGGAGTGTCTCCCTTCAGAATCATCTTTGTGCATATTATGCCAAATACGGTGGGAGTGCTGCTATCGTCAGTAATGATAGGCTTTAATAATGCGGTTCTTGCAGAGGCAGGACTTAGCTTCCTTGGCATAGGCGCACAGCCTCCCTATGCAAGTCTCGGAAATATGCTTTCAGATGCGCAGGGATATCTTTTCAACAGCCCGGGTTATGTAATGAGCATTGGACTTGTGATAGTAGTTATGGTACTGGGTTTTTCATTTCTTGGCGAAGGGATAAAGAGAATCTGA
- the aroE gene encoding shikimate dehydrogenase, with translation MKKEIKGTTRVCGLIGNPVHHTLSPAIHNTLNDVTGTDMVYVPFEVRENDVESAVKGAAALDILGLNVTVPHKSAVMPFLEDIDPVAERIGAVNTLVRTKDGTGFKGYNTDYLGILRSLKDAKVSLKGESVIILGAGGAGRPAAFLAAKEDAKEVLILNRTFEKAEKLCKEVNSFAGFDIATPMELKEYKKLPSDRKYICFQMTKVGLFPETEKAVIEDPDFYKKLKIGFDAVYRPLNTKFLKLCAEAGAKCISGLKMLLYQGVEAYEMWNDIKADDSACAMLYGKLFRELLEDRNIILTGFMGSGKSSVAKALCELLGYELVDTDLEIEREQKKEVKDIFAESGEQAFRDMETEYLERLSESDRTGIVLSVGGGLPIREKNRELLRKTGTVVFLKARPETVYERVKDDDSRPLLKADNVLEKIKSLQDERRDIYKAACDLEIDTDGKSVDRISTEIIEAML, from the coding sequence ATGAAAAAAGAGATTAAGGGAACAACAAGGGTCTGCGGACTCATAGGCAATCCTGTTCATCACACACTTTCACCAGCTATTCATAACACTTTGAACGATGTAACAGGTACAGATATGGTTTATGTTCCTTTTGAAGTTCGTGAGAATGATGTTGAGAGTGCGGTAAAGGGCGCTGCTGCACTGGATATTCTCGGACTTAACGTTACAGTTCCTCACAAAAGTGCCGTAATGCCATTTCTTGAGGATATAGATCCTGTTGCGGAGCGGATAGGCGCTGTTAATACGCTTGTGAGAACCAAGGATGGAACAGGTTTTAAGGGCTATAATACAGACTATCTCGGTATTCTGAGATCCCTCAAAGATGCAAAGGTGAGTCTTAAGGGAGAGTCGGTAATAATCCTCGGCGCAGGAGGCGCCGGAAGACCGGCGGCATTTCTTGCTGCAAAGGAAGACGCAAAAGAAGTGCTGATTTTAAACAGGACCTTTGAAAAGGCAGAAAAGCTCTGCAAGGAAGTAAATTCATTTGCGGGCTTTGATATAGCAACACCCATGGAACTTAAGGAGTATAAAAAGCTTCCTTCCGACAGAAAGTATATCTGTTTTCAGATGACAAAAGTGGGACTTTTTCCCGAAACAGAGAAAGCGGTTATAGAGGATCCTGATTTTTATAAAAAGTTGAAGATAGGATTTGATGCAGTATACAGACCGCTTAATACAAAGTTTTTAAAACTGTGTGCCGAGGCGGGTGCGAAGTGCATTTCAGGATTGAAAATGCTTTTGTACCAGGGAGTAGAAGCCTATGAGATGTGGAACGATATTAAGGCCGACGACTCTGCCTGTGCTATGCTGTACGGGAAGCTTTTTAGGGAACTTTTGGAGGATAGAAACATTATCCTTACAGGTTTTATGGGGAGCGGGAAAAGCTCTGTTGCCAAGGCTCTTTGTGAGCTTCTTGGCTATGAACTTGTGGATACCGATCTTGAGATTGAGAGAGAACAGAAAAAAGAGGTAAAGGATATTTTTGCTGAATCCGGAGAACAGGCTTTTCGTGATATGGAAACAGAATATCTTGAAAGGTTGTCTGAAAGTGACAGAACCGGAATTGTACTTTCGGTTGGCGGAGGACTTCCCATAAGAGAAAAAAACAGGGAACTGTTAAGAAAAACCGGTACTGTTGTTTTTTTGAAGGCAAGACCGGAAACTGTTTACGAAAGAGTAAAGGATGACGATTCCAGACCTCTGCTTAAGGCTGATAATGTTCTGGAGAAGATAAAAAGCCTTCAGGATGAGAGAAGAGATATTTACAAAGCTGCGTGTGATTTAGAAATAGATACGGACGGCAAGAGTGTTGACAGAATTTCTACTGAGATAATAGAAGCTATGCTGTGA
- a CDS encoding ABC transporter permease has translation MRYILKKVLSMALTLFVVSLCVFLAFSLIPGDPVTRMFGTEATPELIAQYREKMGLNDPVLVRFFRWFTAFWQGDMGTSYHYKIPVAGMLAEKIPITFTLAVMSFVIMVVVSIPLGIYTAKYENGLIDHIISAINQIIMAIPPFFSGILLTFFFGVILKIFTPGGFVSYTKDVHAFLKYLILPAFAIALPKAAMATKLLRGSVIEEAGKDYTRTAYSRGNTTNAVLYLHVLKNAMIPVITFMGMALADMVAGSIVIEQVFGIPGISRILLTSINNRDYPVVEAIIMGIAIMVLVINLLVDIVYRIIDPRIEVNE, from the coding sequence ATGAGATATATATTGAAAAAAGTTTTGAGCATGGCGCTTACTTTATTCGTTGTATCTTTGTGCGTGTTCCTTGCTTTTAGCTTGATCCCCGGAGATCCGGTCACAAGAATGTTCGGAACGGAGGCTACCCCCGAACTGATTGCACAGTACAGAGAAAAGATGGGGCTAAACGACCCTGTTCTTGTAAGATTTTTCCGCTGGTTCACAGCATTCTGGCAGGGGGATATGGGAACCTCCTATCACTACAAGATTCCTGTAGCAGGTATGCTTGCTGAAAAAATCCCAATCACTTTTACCCTTGCGGTAATGTCTTTTGTCATTATGGTTGTTGTATCGATTCCACTTGGGATTTATACGGCAAAATATGAAAATGGCCTGATTGACCACATTATTTCGGCAATCAATCAGATCATCATGGCGATACCGCCATTTTTCTCAGGAATATTATTGACTTTCTTTTTCGGAGTTATTTTGAAAATTTTTACTCCGGGAGGTTTTGTATCATATACGAAGGATGTACATGCATTTTTGAAATATTTGATCTTACCGGCATTTGCAATAGCACTTCCTAAGGCTGCAATGGCTACGAAGCTTCTTCGAGGCTCGGTCATTGAGGAAGCGGGAAAGGATTATACCAGAACGGCTTATAGCAGAGGTAATACTACAAATGCGGTATTGTATCTTCACGTTCTTAAAAATGCCATGATCCCTGTTATTACATTTATGGGAATGGCACTTGCCGATATGGTGGCAGGAAGTATTGTTATTGAGCAGGTTTTCGGTATACCCGGAATTAGCCGCATACTTCTGACTTCCATAAATAACCGGGATTATCCGGTTGTAGAAGCGATAATTATGGGTATTGCCATTATGGTTTTGGTGATCAATCTTCTTGTTGATATAGTCTACAGAATCATTGACCCCAGAATTGAGGTGAATGAATGA
- a CDS encoding type II 3-dehydroquinate dehydratase, with product MKILVINGPNLNFLGIREKNIYGNEDYNYLLKIIEEKAKADNIDVTVWQSNHEGAIIDKLQETYSDGTEGIVINPGAYTHYSYAIHDALKSLENILKVEVHISNIKERESFRANSVTAPACDKQIYGHGLQGYLEAIDYCVQNIKVNK from the coding sequence ATGAAGATACTGGTTATAAACGGACCAAACCTTAATTTTCTCGGAATAAGGGAAAAAAACATTTATGGAAATGAGGATTATAACTATCTTTTAAAGATAATAGAAGAAAAGGCTAAGGCCGATAACATCGATGTTACAGTATGGCAATCGAATCACGAGGGTGCCATTATAGACAAGCTGCAGGAAACATACAGTGACGGCACAGAGGGAATCGTGATCAATCCCGGGGCATATACCCATTACAGTTATGCGATACATGATGCCTTAAAAAGTCTGGAAAATATCCTGAAAGTTGAGGTCCATATTTCCAATATAAAGGAGCGCGAGAGCTTCAGAGCCAATTCGGTTACTGCACCTGCCTGTGACAAGCAGATATACGGACACGGACTTCAGGGTTATCTTGAGGCAATTGATTATTGTGTTCAGAACATAAAAGTAAATAAATGA
- a CDS encoding YqeG family HAD IIIA-type phosphatase, whose product MKHLLYPSETSESTYLIPFEKLYDKGYRGIIFDIDNTLVPHGAPADNRAVELFDRLHEIGYDTVLLSNNKEPRVSPFANAVESKYIYKADKPFLKGYIKAMELMGTGPDDTLFVGDQIFTDVWGANRAGIHTILVDQIDKKEEIQIILKRRLEAVVLFFYRRHVNKESRKNN is encoded by the coding sequence ATGAAACATTTACTTTATCCGAGTGAGACCTCGGAATCAACTTATTTAATTCCGTTTGAAAAATTATATGATAAAGGTTACAGAGGCATTATCTTTGATATAGACAATACCCTGGTTCCTCATGGGGCGCCTGCGGATAACAGAGCAGTAGAGCTTTTTGACAGACTTCATGAGATTGGCTATGATACTGTTCTTTTATCGAATAATAAAGAGCCGAGAGTCAGTCCTTTTGCCAACGCTGTAGAGTCAAAGTATATTTATAAAGCGGACAAGCCTTTTCTGAAGGGCTATATCAAAGCAATGGAGCTTATGGGGACGGGACCGGATGATACACTTTTTGTTGGCGATCAGATTTTTACTGATGTCTGGGGAGCTAACAGGGCAGGAATTCACACAATTCTTGTAGATCAGATAGACAAAAAGGAAGAGATACAGATTATTTTAAAGAGAAGACTTGAGGCTGTTGTTCTGTTTTTTTATAGAAGACATGTAAATAAGGAAAGCAGAAAGAACAACTGA
- a CDS encoding ABC transporter substrate-binding protein yields MIKRSIGRKSLSTLLVVLTTLTLTLSGCSSKKAEESTTDTTNVTENASQDKDGKAENAESTVSADDLSEITIGIPQDIDGMDPHMTQAAGTREVLFNIYEGLVKPDQDGNLQPALASDYTISDDGKVYTFTLRQGVKFHDGQTVTAEDVKYSIERNAGTDGTDPLISAFSNIESVEIKDESTVVMTLKDANTEFLAYMTVAIIPAANENPEGNPVGTGPYKFVSRSPQENIILTRFDEYWGEPAFIKDITLKIEANADSIVMDLEGGSIDMIARVPSAQVAQLSDKFDVYEGTMNLVQALYLNNAKAPFDNEQVRQALCYAVDPQTIMDFVSDGKGTEVGSSMYPSFGKYFDASLNDTYNQDIDKAKELLAEAGYPNGFDFTITVPSNYAQHVDTAQVLVEEFKEIGVNATIQEVEWNSWLEDVYTNRNFESTVVGVDASTLTAYALLSRFKSDAKNNFINYSNADYDAALTAAVEAVDDAEKTKYYKECEKILSETAANVYIQDLPEFVVLNKNYTGYVFYPLYAQDFAKIKPAK; encoded by the coding sequence ATGATAAAGAGAAGTATTGGAAGGAAAAGCCTTTCTACACTTTTGGTTGTGTTAACAACACTGACTCTTACATTGAGCGGCTGCTCAAGTAAAAAGGCAGAGGAATCTACGACAGATACCACAAATGTGACCGAAAATGCTAGTCAGGATAAGGACGGCAAAGCGGAAAATGCGGAGAGTACTGTCTCGGCAGATGATCTTTCTGAGATTACTATCGGTATTCCGCAAGATATTGATGGTATGGACCCGCACATGACTCAGGCGGCGGGAACCAGAGAGGTATTGTTCAATATTTATGAGGGACTCGTAAAACCTGATCAGGATGGTAATCTTCAGCCTGCTTTAGCCAGTGACTACACAATTTCTGATGATGGAAAGGTTTATACTTTCACTTTGAGACAGGGTGTTAAGTTCCATGATGGACAGACAGTTACGGCAGAGGATGTTAAGTATTCTATAGAACGTAATGCCGGTACTGATGGAACTGATCCGTTGATATCGGCTTTTTCTAATATAGAAAGTGTTGAGATTAAGGACGAGTCAACGGTCGTTATGACTCTCAAGGATGCTAATACAGAGTTTTTGGCATATATGACAGTTGCTATTATACCTGCAGCCAATGAGAATCCGGAGGGGAATCCTGTAGGTACAGGCCCTTACAAGTTTGTATCACGTTCACCACAGGAAAACATTATTCTCACCAGATTTGATGAATATTGGGGCGAGCCTGCATTCATTAAGGATATAACTCTTAAGATTGAGGCTAATGCAGATTCAATAGTTATGGATCTTGAAGGCGGTTCAATCGATATGATTGCACGCGTACCGTCAGCACAGGTAGCACAGCTTTCTGATAAATTTGATGTCTATGAAGGCACAATGAATCTTGTTCAGGCTTTGTATTTAAACAATGCCAAGGCTCCTTTTGACAATGAACAGGTTCGTCAGGCACTTTGCTATGCCGTTGACCCTCAGACAATAATGGATTTTGTTTCAGATGGTAAGGGTACTGAGGTTGGTAGTAGTATGTATCCTTCATTCGGTAAGTATTTTGACGCAAGTCTGAATGATACCTACAATCAGGATATCGATAAGGCTAAGGAACTACTCGCTGAAGCAGGATATCCAAATGGTTTTGATTTTACCATTACAGTTCCATCTAACTATGCCCAGCATGTAGATACTGCTCAGGTTCTTGTAGAGGAATTTAAAGAGATCGGTGTAAATGCTACAATACAGGAAGTTGAATGGAATTCATGGCTTGAGGATGTTTATACAAATCGTAACTTTGAGTCAACTGTTGTAGGTGTTGATGCATCAACTCTTACAGCATACGCACTCCTTAGCAGATTTAAGTCAGATGCGAAAAACAACTTCATTAACTACAGTAATGCTGATTACGATGCTGCATTGACAGCAGCAGTTGAAGCTGTTGATGACGCAGAAAAGACCAAGTATTATAAAGAATGTGAGAAGATTCTTTCAGAGACAGCAGCAAATGTATATATTCAGGATCTTCCGGAATTTGTGGTACTTAATAAAAACTATACAGGATACGTATTCTATCCACTTTATGCGCAGGACTTTGCAAAGATAAAGCCTGCAAAATAA
- the ftsZ gene encoding cell division protein FtsZ, with amino-acid sequence MLELKSNEAESGAKIIVVGVGGAGNNAVNRMVEESISGVEFIGINTDKQALQLCKAPKLLQIGEKLTKGLGAGAKPEIGQKAAEESQEEITNALKGADMVFVTCGMGGGTGTGAAPVVAKIAKDMGILTVGVVTKPFAFEARVRMQNALAGINTIKNNVDTLIVIPNDKLLQIVDRRTTMPDALKKADEVLQQAVQGITDLINVPAVINLDFADVQTVMKEKGIAHIGIGSGKGDDKAADAVKMAVESPLLETKIDGASNVIINVSGDISLMDASTASDYIRNLAGDDVNIIFGAMYDESMADTCNITVIATGIDDKNNVMPAAKPVAQPVRQPQPQPTAAQVTPQIQVQPQNQISPEPTIDTLTSRGAQPVQPARPVAPQPAPRPQSGLNRAPEVRSSVEAKSLKIPDFLQKK; translated from the coding sequence TTGCTTGAACTAAAGTCAAATGAGGCTGAATCCGGCGCCAAAATCATAGTTGTTGGGGTAGGTGGCGCAGGAAATAATGCTGTAAATAGAATGGTAGAAGAAAGTATTTCCGGTGTAGAGTTCATCGGAATTAATACGGATAAACAGGCTCTACAGCTCTGTAAAGCACCCAAGCTTTTACAGATCGGTGAGAAGCTGACAAAGGGACTTGGCGCTGGAGCTAAGCCTGAAATCGGTCAGAAGGCAGCCGAGGAGAGCCAGGAAGAGATCACAAACGCACTTAAGGGTGCCGATATGGTCTTTGTTACTTGCGGAATGGGTGGTGGTACCGGAACCGGTGCAGCTCCCGTTGTTGCCAAGATTGCCAAGGATATGGGTATTCTTACTGTAGGTGTTGTAACAAAGCCTTTTGCTTTTGAGGCTCGTGTTCGTATGCAGAATGCACTTGCAGGTATTAATACGATTAAAAATAACGTTGATACACTTATCGTTATTCCTAATGATAAGCTTCTTCAGATTGTCGACAGACGTACAACAATGCCTGATGCGCTTAAGAAGGCAGATGAAGTACTTCAGCAGGCTGTACAGGGTATTACTGATCTTATCAATGTTCCTGCAGTTATCAATCTTGACTTTGCTGATGTACAGACAGTCATGAAGGAAAAAGGTATCGCTCACATCGGTATCGGATCCGGTAAGGGTGATGATAAGGCAGCAGATGCTGTTAAGATGGCTGTTGAGTCTCCTCTTCTTGAGACTAAGATTGACGGTGCATCCAATGTTATCATCAATGTATCCGGTGATATTTCTCTTATGGATGCTTCAACTGCTTCTGACTACATCAGAAATCTTGCAGGTGATGATGTTAATATCATCTTCGGTGCTATGTATGATGAGTCCATGGCAGATACCTGTAACATCACAGTTATCGCTACAGGTATTGATGATAAGAATAATGTTATGCCGGCAGCTAAGCCTGTTGCTCAGCCTGTACGTCAGCCTCAGCCGCAGCCTACTGCAGCTCAGGTAACACCTCAGATTCAGGTACAGCCTCAGAACCAGATTTCTCCTGAGCCTACGATTGATACACTCACATCACGTGGTGCACAGCCTGTTCAGCCTGCAAGACCGGTAGCTCCTCAGCCTGCACCCAGACCGCAGTCAGGTCTTAATCGTGCTCCCGAAGTTAGAAGTTCTGTAGAAGCTAAGAGTCTTAAGATTCCGGATTTCTTACAGAAGAAATAA
- a CDS encoding cell division protein FtsQ/DivIB has product MSFGELFFLHKSLFIIGAILLILFIGIMSALAYVSHNYSITNVYVDGNIHYTDEEIMNMVMTDKLDKNSLYLSMKYRNKEITGIPFIEKMDVEIMAPDTVRINVYEKAIAGYVKYLDRYIYFDRDGIVVETSTEPSDDVPLVLGLNFEYIVLHEKLPVENENVFSEILDITQLLRKYDLNADKIFFDSDYHLYVYFENVEVSLGTNDNIDEKVIQLQYILPNLQGKTGILEMSEYDANTQNITFEEKN; this is encoded by the coding sequence ATGAGCTTTGGGGAGCTGTTTTTTCTGCATAAGAGTCTTTTTATAATCGGTGCGATACTACTGATATTATTTATAGGGATCATGTCAGCTTTAGCATATGTTTCGCATAATTATTCGATAACCAATGTTTATGTTGACGGAAACATACATTACACCGATGAAGAGATCATGAATATGGTAATGACGGATAAACTTGACAAGAATTCGCTCTACCTGTCCATGAAATACCGGAATAAAGAAATTACAGGTATTCCTTTTATTGAGAAAATGGACGTTGAGATCATGGCTCCCGACACAGTAAGGATTAATGTCTATGAAAAGGCTATAGCCGGATATGTTAAATATCTGGACAGATACATATATTTTGACAGGGATGGTATCGTTGTTGAGACTTCAACTGAACCATCGGATGATGTTCCTCTTGTGCTCGGCTTAAATTTTGAGTATATTGTTCTTCATGAGAAACTTCCTGTTGAAAATGAAAATGTTTTTTCAGAGATTCTTGATATTACTCAATTACTCAGAAAATATGACCTGAATGCAGATAAAATCTTTTTTGACAGCGATTATCACTTGTATGTTTATTTCGAAAATGTAGAAGTTAGTCTTGGAACTAATGACAACATAGATGAAAAAGTGATACAATTACAATATATTTTACCGAATCTCCAAGGCAAAACAGGCATCCTGGAAATGTCAGAATATGACGCAAATACTCAGAACATTACATTTGAAGAGAAAAATTAA
- the nrdR gene encoding transcriptional regulator NrdR: protein MKCPFCGKDNTRVIDSRPADDNTSIRRRRVCDSCGKRFTTYEKVETIPLIVIKKDNNREPYNRAKIEAGVLRACHKRPVSAQQITSIVDAVETEVFNLEQKEIPSRIIGELCMEKMKNLDPVAYVRFASVYREFKDVNTFMDELKIVLEKEEEGVITDSTDKTTPLLKRE, encoded by the coding sequence ATGAAGTGTCCTTTTTGCGGTAAAGACAACACTCGTGTAATTGATTCAAGACCTGCTGATGACAACACATCAATAAGACGCAGACGTGTTTGCGACTCCTGCGGTAAGAGGTTTACAACCTATGAGAAGGTTGAGACTATTCCTCTCATTGTGATCAAGAAGGATAATAATCGCGAACCGTATAACCGTGCAAAGATTGAGGCTGGGGTTCTGAGAGCATGTCACAAGAGACCTGTCAGTGCGCAGCAGATTACAAGTATTGTTGATGCTGTTGAGACTGAGGTGTTCAATCTTGAACAGAAGGAAATACCTAGCCGCATTATCGGTGAATTGTGTATGGAGAAGATGAAAAATCTTGATCCTGTAGCATATGTCAGATTTGCTTCTGTATACCGTGAATTTAAGGACGTTAATACATTCATGGATGAACTGAAGATTGTTCTTGAAAAAGAAGAAGAGGGTGTAATTACCGATTCAACCGATAAAACAACTCCTCTTTTGAAAAGAGAGTAA